A single region of the Lotus japonicus ecotype B-129 chromosome 4, LjGifu_v1.2 genome encodes:
- the LOC130715751 gene encoding protein PIN-LIKES 3-like isoform X1 yields MGFLELLSVASYPVMKVLLITAIGVFLALDNIDVLGADARKKVNNLVFYVFNPSLVGSNLAKTLTSENVLSLWFMPVNVIVTFILGSALAWILIKITRPPKHLEGLILGCCSAGNLGNLPIIIIPAICKDKDSPFGEPDICYQYGMAYVSLSMAVGAVLIWTYVYYIMRVSSKTLHKESGTISQSQPDNISETPTPAKDTLDDAYTQLLPTTESQEKVKVSISYKIKSQLWKISSNINFGHVFAPSTIGAITGFSIGVIPPIRNFLVGNNAPLRVVEDSASMLGDAAIPTVTLILGANLLGGLKGTSTPLWTIVGIILVRYIFLPLLGVVIVKGAVKFGLVPSDPLYQFVLLLQYALPPAMNIGTMAQLFGTGQSEFSVIMLWSYALASIAVTLWSTYFMWLVA; encoded by the exons ATGGGGTTTCTAGAACTCTTGTCTGTTGCCTCTTACCCGGTGATGAAAGTGTTACTCATTACCGCGATTGGTGTGTTTCTTGCATTGGATAACATAGATGTTCTGGGAGCAGATGCAAGGAAGAAAGTGAACAAT CTTGTGTTTTATGTGTTTAATCCATCCCTGGTGGGTAGCAATTTGGCCAAAACCTTAACCTCTGAGAATGTTCTTTCATT GTGGTTCATGCCTGTCAATGTTATTGTCACATTCATATTAGGCTCAGCCTTAGCATGGATTTTGATTAAAATCACAAGGCCTCCCAAGCACTTGGAAGGTTTAATTTTGGGTTGCTGTTCTGCAG GAAATTTAGGGAACTTGCCTATAATCATCATTCCAGCTATATGTAAAGACAAAGACAGTCCTTTTGGAGAACCTGATATCTGCTATCAATATGGGATGGCTTACGTCTCACTTTCCATGGCG GTTGGTGCGGTTCTAATATGGACATATGTTTACTACATAATGAGGGTTTCCTCAAAGACACTTCACAAAGAAAGTGGTACAATATCACAATCACAGCCAGACAATATTTCAGAAACACCTACTCCTGCAAAAGACACACTGGATGATGCATATACTCAACTGCTTCCTACCACAGAATCACAGGAAAAAGTGAAG GTTTCAATCTCATACAAAATTAAGAGCCAGCTGTGGAAGATTTCAAGCAATATCAATTTTGGACACGTTTTCGCGCCATCAACCATCGGAGCG ATTACTGGCTTTAGCATTGGTGTAATCCCCCCAATACGTAATTTCCTGGTTGGCAACAATGCTCCACTTCGTGTGGTTGAAGACTCTGCATCCATGTTAGG TGATGCAGCCATTCCAACAGTCACACTTATATTGGGTGCAAATCTCCTTGGAG GTTTGAAGGGAACAAGTACTCCACTTTGGACCATTGTTGGAATTATATTAGTCAGATATATTTTCCTGCCACTATTGGGTGTTGTAATTGTAAAAGGGGCAGTAAAATTTGGCTTGGTGCCATCAGATCCCTTATATCAGTTTGTGCTTCTACTTCAATATGCATTGCCTCCAGCTATGAATATAG GAACTATGGCTCAATTGTTTGGAACTGGCCAAAGTGAATTCTCGGTTATCATGCTATGGTCATATGCTCTGGCGTCAATTGCAGTAACCCTTTGGTCCACCTATTTCATGTGGCTAGTTGCTTGA
- the LOC130715751 gene encoding protein PIN-LIKES 3-like isoform X2, whose amino-acid sequence MPVNVIVTFILGSALAWILIKITRPPKHLEGLILGCCSAGNLGNLPIIIIPAICKDKDSPFGEPDICYQYGMAYVSLSMAVGAVLIWTYVYYIMRVSSKTLHKESGTISQSQPDNISETPTPAKDTLDDAYTQLLPTTESQEKVKVSISYKIKSQLWKISSNINFGHVFAPSTIGAITGFSIGVIPPIRNFLVGNNAPLRVVEDSASMLGDAAIPTVTLILGANLLGGLKGTSTPLWTIVGIILVRYIFLPLLGVVIVKGAVKFGLVPSDPLYQFVLLLQYALPPAMNIGTMAQLFGTGQSEFSVIMLWSYALASIAVTLWSTYFMWLVA is encoded by the exons ATGCCTGTCAATGTTATTGTCACATTCATATTAGGCTCAGCCTTAGCATGGATTTTGATTAAAATCACAAGGCCTCCCAAGCACTTGGAAGGTTTAATTTTGGGTTGCTGTTCTGCAG GAAATTTAGGGAACTTGCCTATAATCATCATTCCAGCTATATGTAAAGACAAAGACAGTCCTTTTGGAGAACCTGATATCTGCTATCAATATGGGATGGCTTACGTCTCACTTTCCATGGCG GTTGGTGCGGTTCTAATATGGACATATGTTTACTACATAATGAGGGTTTCCTCAAAGACACTTCACAAAGAAAGTGGTACAATATCACAATCACAGCCAGACAATATTTCAGAAACACCTACTCCTGCAAAAGACACACTGGATGATGCATATACTCAACTGCTTCCTACCACAGAATCACAGGAAAAAGTGAAG GTTTCAATCTCATACAAAATTAAGAGCCAGCTGTGGAAGATTTCAAGCAATATCAATTTTGGACACGTTTTCGCGCCATCAACCATCGGAGCG ATTACTGGCTTTAGCATTGGTGTAATCCCCCCAATACGTAATTTCCTGGTTGGCAACAATGCTCCACTTCGTGTGGTTGAAGACTCTGCATCCATGTTAGG TGATGCAGCCATTCCAACAGTCACACTTATATTGGGTGCAAATCTCCTTGGAG GTTTGAAGGGAACAAGTACTCCACTTTGGACCATTGTTGGAATTATATTAGTCAGATATATTTTCCTGCCACTATTGGGTGTTGTAATTGTAAAAGGGGCAGTAAAATTTGGCTTGGTGCCATCAGATCCCTTATATCAGTTTGTGCTTCTACTTCAATATGCATTGCCTCCAGCTATGAATATAG GAACTATGGCTCAATTGTTTGGAACTGGCCAAAGTGAATTCTCGGTTATCATGCTATGGTCATATGCTCTGGCGTCAATTGCAGTAACCCTTTGGTCCACCTATTTCATGTGGCTAGTTGCTTGA
- the LOC130712477 gene encoding uncharacterized protein LOC130712477 — protein sequence MESCVEFNIRPENLFTILKVDLFASAEVLGFGIKPVRAHFGELDDFVGFSDVTAVKKLEEKLKESEAPHEIHMFHGKRHAFMNSAMGMPDEDDAAVQLAWSRFEKWMTYYLYS from the exons ATGGAGAGTTGTGTTGAGTTTAATATAAGACCTGAAAATTTATTTACAATTTTAAAG GTCGACCTGTTTGCAAGTGCAGAAGTGCTTGGCTTTGGCATAAAACCTGTTCGGGCTCACTTTGGGGAGTTGGATGATTTTGTTGGCTTTTCGGATGTTACGGCTGTGAAGAAATTGGAGGAGAAATTGAAGGAATCTGAAGCTCCACATGAGATACACATGTTTCATGGCAAGAGACACGCATTTATGAACAGTGCCATGGGAATGCCTGATGAAGATGATGCTGCCGTTCAGCTCGCCTGGTCTCGCTTCGAGAAATGGATGACATATTACTTGTATAGTTAG